In one window of Candidatus Kinetoplastibacterium blastocrithidii (ex Strigomonas culicis) DNA:
- the purD gene encoding phosphoribosylamine--glycine ligase, protein MKILIVGSGGREHALAWKISQSPRVKQVYIAPGNGGTCHSEKIKNISITDINDLADFAGEKNIYMTVVGPEVPLSNGIVDIFRSKNLKIFGPTKNAAKLESSKDFAKEFMVRNNIPTAKYSTFTDSSMAKLYVLKEQLPIVIKADGLAAGKGVVIAQTIEEAYNAIDDMIGDNKNLLKKVVIEEYLVGEEASFIVMSDGRNIFPLATSQDHKRLKDGDNGPNTGGMGAYSPASLVTPDLHRKIMKEVIIPTIEGMSKEGNIFTGFLYAGIMIGANGSDKWVKTLEFNCRMGDPETQPIMMRINSDFMDVLEHAINGTLDKAEIKWNEKVALGVVLAAYNYPEKPRIGDEITQLPTEKEDIMIFHAGTISSNETLKTNGGRVMCVTALGDSVKKAREKAYNTISKINFEGMQYRKDIGWRAIK, encoded by the coding sequence ATGAAAATATTAATAGTTGGATCCGGCGGTCGCGAACATGCATTAGCCTGGAAAATTTCCCAATCTCCTCGTGTAAAACAAGTATATATAGCTCCAGGTAACGGAGGAACTTGTCATTCTGAAAAAATAAAAAATATATCAATAACAGATATAAATGATCTGGCTGACTTTGCTGGTGAAAAAAACATTTATATGACAGTTGTTGGTCCAGAAGTACCATTGTCCAATGGAATAGTTGACATTTTTAGATCTAAAAACTTAAAGATTTTTGGGCCCACAAAAAACGCCGCAAAATTAGAGAGCTCAAAAGATTTTGCTAAAGAATTTATGGTTCGTAATAATATTCCAACAGCAAAATACTCTACATTTACAGATTCATCAATGGCTAAATTATATGTGCTGAAAGAACAATTACCAATAGTAATAAAAGCAGATGGCTTAGCTGCAGGGAAAGGAGTTGTTATAGCTCAAACAATAGAGGAAGCCTATAATGCTATAGATGATATGATAGGAGATAATAAAAATCTCTTAAAAAAAGTTGTTATAGAAGAGTATCTAGTAGGTGAAGAGGCATCTTTCATAGTAATGTCTGATGGGAGAAATATATTTCCTCTAGCAACTAGCCAAGATCATAAACGTCTAAAAGATGGAGACAATGGTCCAAACACAGGAGGTATGGGAGCATACTCACCTGCTAGTCTGGTGACCCCAGATCTTCATCGCAAGATAATGAAAGAAGTGATAATTCCAACAATAGAAGGAATGTCTAAAGAAGGAAATATCTTCACTGGATTTCTCTATGCCGGTATAATGATAGGAGCAAATGGGTCAGATAAATGGGTAAAAACCCTTGAGTTTAATTGCAGAATGGGAGATCCTGAAACTCAACCTATAATGATGAGAATAAATAGCGACTTCATGGATGTTCTGGAACATGCAATAAATGGGACCCTTGATAAAGCAGAAATAAAATGGAACGAAAAAGTCGCTTTGGGTGTTGTTTTGGCTGCCTATAACTATCCTGAAAAACCAAGAATAGGTGATGAAATTACTCAATTGCCTACGGAAAAAGAAGATATAATGATCTTTCATGCTGGAACAATATCTTCTAATGAGACACTGAAAACAAATGGAGGCCGAGTAATGTGTGTTACTGCCTTAGGTGACTCTGTGAAAAAGGCAAGAGAAAAAGCATATAATACAATATCAAAAATAAATTTTGAAGGAATGCAGTATAGGAAAGACATAGGCTGGAGGGCTATTAAATAA
- a CDS encoding YebC/PmpR family DNA-binding transcriptional regulator produces the protein MAGHSKWANIQHRKNRQDEKKGKLWTKIIREITVASRNGVTDTNYNFRLRAALSKASAANIPKDNINKAMQKSSKESNLYEEINYEGYGIEGSAFVVKALTDNKIKTASEIRHAFTKNEGSLGQDGSVSFLFRSCGKFIFSSAYQEEDIFNTALEFGAEDVIKIDETTIEVTCLSEHYIKLCHAFENAKLIFESSDIITEPLIMVKLNHEKYTKIQKLILDLENLDDVQSVYTNAVLTGNH, from the coding sequence ATGGCAGGACATAGTAAATGGGCCAATATACAGCATCGCAAAAATCGTCAAGATGAAAAAAAAGGGAAACTCTGGACCAAGATAATTAGAGAAATAACAGTAGCATCAAGAAATGGCGTTACTGACACTAACTACAACTTTCGTCTTCGAGCTGCTCTTAGCAAAGCATCTGCAGCAAATATACCAAAAGATAACATAAATAAAGCAATGCAAAAAAGCTCTAAAGAATCAAATTTATATGAAGAGATCAATTATGAGGGTTATGGGATTGAAGGATCTGCCTTTGTTGTAAAAGCTTTAACTGATAATAAAATAAAAACAGCTTCAGAGATTAGACACGCTTTCACAAAAAATGAAGGCAGCCTTGGACAAGATGGCTCTGTTTCTTTTCTTTTTCGTAGCTGCGGAAAATTCATATTCTCATCTGCTTATCAGGAAGAAGATATTTTTAATACAGCTTTAGAATTTGGAGCTGAGGATGTTATTAAAATAGATGAAACAACGATAGAAGTAACATGCCTATCTGAACATTATATTAAATTATGTCATGCTTTTGAGAATGCTAAACTAATATTTGAAAGCAGTGATATTATTACTGAACCATTAATCATGGTAAAATTAAATCATGAAAAGTATACAAAAATACAAAAATTAATATTAGATCTAGAAAATTTAGATGATGTTCAATCTGTATATACTAATGCCGTATTGACGGGTAATCATTGA